The Microcaecilia unicolor chromosome 6, aMicUni1.1, whole genome shotgun sequence genome includes a window with the following:
- the CNBP gene encoding cellular nucleic acid-binding protein isoform X1, translating into MSSNECFKCGRTGHWARECPTGGGRGRGGRSRGRGSFTSSRGFQFISSSLPDICYRCGESGHLAKDCELQEDACYNCGRGGHIAKDCKEPRKEREQCCYNCGKPGHLARDCDHADEQKCYSCGEFGHIQKDCTKVKCYRCGETGHVAINCSKTSEVNCYRCGESGHLARECTIEATA; encoded by the exons ATGAGCAGTAACGAGTGCTTTAAATGTGGACGTACTGGACATTGGGCTCGAGAATGCCCTACTGGAGGTGGACGTGGTCGTGGAGGGAGGAGCCGTGGTAGAGGAAGTTTTACTTCTTCCAGAG GTTTCCAATTTATTTCTTCATCTCTTCCAGACATCTGTTACCGCTGTGGAGAGTCTGGCCATCTTGCCAAGGATTGTGAGCTTCAAGAGGATG CCTGCTATAACTGTGGCAGAGGTGGCCATATTGCCAAGGATTGCAAGGAGCCCAGGAAAGAGCGGGAGCAATGCTGCTACAACTGTGGCAAACCTGGCCACTTGGCTCGGGACTGTGATCATGCAGATGAGCAGAAATGTTATTCTTGTGGAGAATTTGGCCACATTCAGAAAGATTGCACCAAAGTCAAATGCTACAG GTGTGGTGAAACTGGCCATGTAGCCATCAATTGCAGCAAGACAAGTGAAGTCAACTGTTACCGCTGCGGAGAGTCAGGGCACCTTGCACGGGAATGCACAATTGAAGCTACAGCTTAA
- the CNBP gene encoding cellular nucleic acid-binding protein isoform X2, giving the protein MSSNECFKCGRTGHWARECPTGGGRGRGGRSRGRGSFTSSRDICYRCGESGHLAKDCELQEDACYNCGRGGHIAKDCKEPRKEREQCCYNCGKPGHLARDCDHADEQKCYSCGEFGHIQKDCTKVKCYRCGETGHVAINCSKTSEVNCYRCGESGHLARECTIEATA; this is encoded by the exons ATGAGCAGTAACGAGTGCTTTAAATGTGGACGTACTGGACATTGGGCTCGAGAATGCCCTACTGGAGGTGGACGTGGTCGTGGAGGGAGGAGCCGTGGTAGAGGAAGTTTTACTTCTTCCAGAG ACATCTGTTACCGCTGTGGAGAGTCTGGCCATCTTGCCAAGGATTGTGAGCTTCAAGAGGATG CCTGCTATAACTGTGGCAGAGGTGGCCATATTGCCAAGGATTGCAAGGAGCCCAGGAAAGAGCGGGAGCAATGCTGCTACAACTGTGGCAAACCTGGCCACTTGGCTCGGGACTGTGATCATGCAGATGAGCAGAAATGTTATTCTTGTGGAGAATTTGGCCACATTCAGAAAGATTGCACCAAAGTCAAATGCTACAG GTGTGGTGAAACTGGCCATGTAGCCATCAATTGCAGCAAGACAAGTGAAGTCAACTGTTACCGCTGCGGAGAGTCAGGGCACCTTGCACGGGAATGCACAATTGAAGCTACAGCTTAA